Proteins from one Pseudomonas sp. KBS0710 genomic window:
- a CDS encoding GlxA family transcriptional regulator, whose amino-acid sequence MGKTIAILIFPGVQSLDVTGPMDVFCEANRFLPPEDHYQLEVIGLSHGTMAASNGLLLQAHRHYCDALQAYDLLLVAGGPQLPFEDFGAQFDDWLRGAASRAQRFGSICNGAFMLARAGLLDGKTVTTHWNDAADLARLCPSAQVDADRLYVQDGNLYTSAGVTAGIDLSLYLLAQDHGPEVALSVAKRLVVFTQRAGGQSQFSPFLTPHAESTSAVALVQLYVLANLTGDLGIADLAKAANMSARNFSRVFAREARITPAEFVERARVDAARVMLESSPAPLKTVAYQCGFRDAQHMRSVFNRRLGVTPQQFRLNFAAPV is encoded by the coding sequence ATGGGCAAAACCATCGCCATCCTGATCTTCCCTGGCGTCCAGTCACTGGACGTGACCGGCCCCATGGATGTGTTCTGCGAGGCCAACCGTTTTCTGCCGCCCGAAGACCATTATCAGCTTGAAGTGATCGGCCTGAGCCACGGCACGATGGCCGCCTCTAACGGCCTGTTATTGCAGGCCCACAGACATTACTGCGATGCCTTGCAAGCCTATGATCTGTTGCTGGTCGCTGGTGGCCCGCAGTTGCCTTTTGAGGATTTCGGCGCGCAGTTCGATGATTGGCTACGCGGTGCCGCCTCTCGCGCACAGCGTTTCGGCTCGATCTGCAATGGCGCCTTCATGCTGGCGCGCGCCGGGTTGCTGGATGGCAAAACCGTCACCACACACTGGAACGATGCCGCCGACCTGGCGCGCCTGTGCCCCTCGGCCCAGGTCGATGCCGACCGGCTCTACGTGCAGGACGGCAATCTCTACACCTCGGCGGGCGTCACGGCCGGCATCGACCTGTCGCTGTACCTGCTGGCCCAGGACCATGGCCCGGAAGTCGCGTTGAGCGTGGCCAAGCGCCTGGTGGTGTTCACCCAGCGCGCGGGTGGGCAGTCGCAGTTCAGCCCATTCCTCACGCCCCACGCCGAAAGCACCTCGGCGGTGGCGTTGGTGCAGTTGTACGTGCTGGCGAACCTGACCGGGGATTTGGGTATTGCTGACTTGGCCAAGGCTGCCAATATGAGTGCGCGCAACTTCTCTCGGGTGTTTGCCCGTGAAGCGCGCATAACCCCCGCCGAGTTCGTCGAGCGGGCGCGGGTGGACGCGGCGCGGGTGATGCTCGAAAGCAGCCCCGCACCGCTGAAAACCGTGGCCTACCAATGCGGCTTTCGTGACGCCCAGCACATGCGCAGTGTGTTCAACCGCCGGCTGGGCGTTACGCCGCAACAGTTCCGGCTTAACTTTGCGGCGCCGGTGTGA
- a CDS encoding AraC family transcriptional regulator gives MNSIDTLIALANLRGSLDLRCQFQGAWAMDHEPEPLGVAPYHIVLAGTCHAELSGGQQVTLEEGDILLMPGGATHLVRSQGARVKPVAQTIIEGGLLPIHRLGGEQPDVDMLCGSFRYNRQSLLLSALPDYLVVSSREWQGDGQLAALIALLRSEADGQQLGARSFIDALSQALFTLILRTWLARQAPVAGTFALLADKRLSKAWQAMLAEPGHEWTIDSLAAAANMSRATFMRAFVKVAGVSPWVLLTQLRMELAFNLLRQSRLSLLDIAAQVGYQSQAAFSKKFKETYGEAPGRMRASPLPH, from the coding sequence ATGAACTCCATCGACACCTTGATCGCGTTGGCCAACCTGCGTGGCAGCCTGGACCTGCGCTGCCAGTTCCAGGGCGCGTGGGCCATGGACCACGAGCCTGAGCCACTGGGCGTGGCGCCGTATCACATCGTGCTGGCGGGCACCTGCCACGCCGAGTTGTCGGGCGGCCAGCAGGTGACGCTGGAGGAGGGCGACATCCTGTTGATGCCCGGTGGCGCGACGCATCTGGTGCGCAGCCAGGGCGCGCGGGTAAAGCCGGTGGCGCAAACCATCATCGAGGGCGGCCTGTTGCCGATCCACCGCCTGGGAGGCGAGCAGCCGGACGTGGACATGCTCTGCGGCAGCTTTCGCTACAACCGCCAGTCGTTGTTGCTCAGTGCGTTGCCGGACTACCTGGTGGTGTCCAGCCGTGAGTGGCAGGGCGACGGGCAATTGGCAGCGCTGATTGCCTTGTTGCGCAGCGAAGCGGACGGCCAGCAACTGGGCGCACGCTCGTTTATCGACGCCCTGTCGCAAGCCTTGTTCACCCTGATCCTGCGCACCTGGCTGGCCCGCCAGGCGCCGGTGGCAGGCACCTTTGCCTTACTCGCCGACAAACGCCTGAGCAAAGCCTGGCAGGCGATGCTGGCCGAGCCCGGCCATGAGTGGACCATCGACAGCCTGGCGGCGGCAGCCAACATGTCGCGGGCCACTTTCATGCGGGCGTTTGTGAAAGTCGCGGGTGTGTCGCCGTGGGTGCTGCTGACCCAGCTGCGCATGGAGCTGGCGTTTAACCTGCTGCGCCAGTCGCGCCTGAGCCTGCTGGATATCGCCGCCCAGGTGGGTTATCAGTCCCAGGCGGCGTTCAGCAAGAAGTTCAAGGAAACCTACGGCGAGGCGCCAGGGCGAATGCGAGCAAGCCCGCTCCCACATTGA
- a CDS encoding ABC transporter permease subunit: MKRFSFSSFMLVAGLLFIYLPMLILVIYSFNESKLVTVWGGWSIKWYVGLLDNTQLMGSVARSLEIACYTAVAAVALGTLAAFVLTRISHFKGRTLFGGLVTAPLVMPEVITGLSLLLLFVAMAQMIGWPQERGIVTIWIAHTTFCAAYVAVVVSARLRELDLSIEEAAMDLGARPWKVFFLITIPMIAPSLAAGGMMSFALSLDDLVLASFVSGPGSTTLPMEVFSAVRLGVKPEINAVASLILLAVSLVTFLVWFFSRRAEEMRKKAIQQAIEEAAADGWQQPDKRRAPAPV, translated from the coding sequence ATGAAGCGCTTCAGTTTCTCGAGTTTCATGCTGGTGGCGGGGTTGCTGTTCATCTACCTGCCGATGCTGATCCTGGTGATCTACTCGTTCAACGAATCCAAACTGGTGACGGTGTGGGGCGGTTGGTCGATCAAGTGGTACGTGGGCCTGCTGGACAACACCCAGTTGATGGGCTCGGTGGCCCGCTCGCTGGAAATTGCCTGCTACACCGCCGTTGCGGCGGTGGCGTTGGGCACGCTGGCGGCGTTCGTGCTCACCCGTATCAGCCACTTCAAGGGCCGCACGCTGTTCGGTGGCCTGGTGACTGCGCCATTGGTGATGCCCGAAGTGATCACCGGTCTGTCGCTGTTGCTGCTGTTTGTGGCCATGGCGCAGATGATCGGCTGGCCCCAGGAGCGTGGCATCGTCACCATCTGGATCGCCCACACCACCTTCTGTGCGGCGTACGTGGCGGTGGTGGTATCGGCGCGCTTGCGTGAGCTGGACCTGTCGATCGAAGAAGCGGCGATGGACTTGGGCGCGCGGCCATGGAAGGTGTTCTTCCTGATCACCATCCCGATGATCGCGCCATCCCTGGCGGCGGGCGGCATGATGTCGTTCGCGCTGTCGCTGGACGACCTGGTGCTGGCCAGCTTCGTGTCGGGCCCGGGTTCGACGACGTTGCCGATGGAAGTGTTCTCGGCGGTGCGTCTGGGGGTTAAACCCGAGATCAACGCCGTGGCCAGTTTGATTCTGCTGGCGGTGTCGCTGGTGACCTTCCTGGTGTGGTTCTTCAGCCGTCGGGCCGAAGAGATGCGCAAGAAGGCGATTCAACAAGCCATCGAAGAAGCGGCGGCAGACGGTTGGCAGCAACCCGACAAGCGTCGGGCGCCTGCGCCGGTCTAA
- a CDS encoding carboxymuconolactone decarboxylase family protein, giving the protein MFNNWSDLLPTVKKAFGALGKSNPKMVKAYMALGEAAEENNVLDAKTRELISIAVAITTRCDGCIGVHADAAIKAGASREEVAATLATAISMNAGAAYIYSLRALEAYDTLTPAPQS; this is encoded by the coding sequence ATGTTCAATAACTGGTCCGACTTGCTGCCTACCGTGAAGAAAGCCTTTGGCGCGCTGGGCAAGAGCAACCCGAAGATGGTCAAAGCCTACATGGCGCTGGGCGAGGCTGCCGAGGAAAACAATGTACTCGACGCCAAGACCCGTGAACTGATTTCCATCGCCGTGGCCATCACCACGCGTTGCGACGGTTGCATCGGTGTGCATGCCGACGCGGCGATCAAGGCCGGTGCGTCCCGCGAAGAAGTGGCCGCCACGCTTGCCACCGCCATCTCGATGAATGCCGGCGCTGCGTATATCTATTCGCTGCGCGCGCTGGAAGCCTACGACACGCTCACACCGGCGCCGCAAAGTTAA
- a CDS encoding HD domain-containing protein yields the protein MSNSIAGIQIPDSALAKAATEYIRDVESDLLYHHSRRVFLFGALSGERKQLAYNPELLYVGAMFHDLGLVEGHRSDNERFEVDGANAAAAFLKPYGLSDDDIEQVWLSIALHTTPGVPQHLRPTVALVTAGVEMDVLGMDYAAFSSVQREAVVHAHPRGEGFKECIICAFADGLRHRPQTTFGNVKTDVLVDQEPGFKPMSFVEVIRKSPWAA from the coding sequence ATGAGCAACTCCATTGCCGGCATCCAGATCCCGGATAGCGCCCTGGCCAAGGCCGCCACCGAATACATCCGCGACGTCGAATCCGACTTGCTTTACCACCACTCGCGCCGTGTATTCCTGTTCGGCGCGTTGAGCGGTGAGCGCAAGCAGTTGGCTTATAACCCCGAGCTGCTTTACGTCGGCGCCATGTTCCACGACCTGGGCCTGGTTGAAGGCCATCGCAGTGACAACGAGCGTTTCGAAGTGGACGGCGCCAACGCAGCGGCCGCGTTCCTCAAGCCTTACGGGCTGAGCGATGACGATATCGAACAAGTCTGGTTGTCGATCGCCCTGCACACCACGCCAGGCGTGCCGCAGCATTTGCGCCCGACTGTGGCACTGGTGACCGCAGGCGTTGAGATGGACGTGCTGGGCATGGACTACGCCGCCTTTTCCAGCGTGCAGCGCGAAGCCGTGGTGCATGCGCATCCACGCGGCGAAGGGTTCAAGGAGTGCATCATCTGCGCGTTTGCCGACGGCTTGCGTCATCGTCCGCAGACCACGTTTGGCAACGTGAAGACCGATGTGCTGGTGGATCAGGAGCCAGGGTTCAAGCCGATGAGCTTTGTCGAGGTGATTCGCAAATCGCCTTGGGCTGCATAG
- a CDS encoding ABC transporter permease subunit, which yields MNMKKLKRQLQRITPGGRHVVIGIPFLWLFLFFALPFFIVLKISFAEADVAIPPYTEIYTFVEQKLQLVLNLGNYAMLGDDELYIAAYLGSLKMAFFSTVLCLLIGYPMAYAIASARKEMQTVLVLLIMMPTWTAILIRVYAWMGILSNNGLLNGFLMSIGLINEPLQILNTNIAVYIGVVYSYLPFMILPLYANLVKHDQSLLEAASDLGSSTFNSFWKITVPLSKNGIIAGCMLVFIPVVGEFVIPELLGGPETLMIGKVLWQEFFNNRDWPVASALAVVMLAILIVPIILFNRSQAKEMEGKI from the coding sequence ATGAACATGAAAAAGCTCAAGCGCCAGCTGCAACGAATAACACCCGGTGGCCGGCATGTGGTCATCGGGATCCCTTTCCTCTGGCTGTTCCTGTTTTTTGCGTTGCCGTTCTTCATCGTCCTGAAGATCAGCTTTGCCGAAGCCGACGTCGCGATCCCGCCTTACACCGAGATCTACACCTTCGTTGAGCAAAAGCTGCAACTGGTGCTCAACCTGGGCAACTACGCGATGCTCGGCGACGATGAGTTGTACATCGCCGCCTACCTGGGCTCGCTGAAGATGGCGTTTTTCAGCACCGTGCTGTGCCTGCTGATCGGCTACCCGATGGCCTACGCCATCGCCAGCGCCCGCAAAGAGATGCAGACCGTGCTGGTGCTGCTGATCATGATGCCGACCTGGACCGCGATCCTGATCCGCGTGTATGCGTGGATGGGCATTCTCAGCAACAACGGCTTGCTCAATGGCTTCCTGATGTCCATCGGGCTGATCAACGAGCCGTTGCAGATCCTCAACACCAACATTGCGGTGTATATCGGCGTGGTCTATTCGTACCTGCCGTTCATGATCCTGCCGCTGTACGCCAACCTGGTCAAACACGACCAGAGCCTGCTGGAAGCCGCGTCCGACCTGGGTTCGAGCACCTTCAACAGCTTCTGGAAAATCACCGTGCCGCTGTCCAAGAACGGCATCATCGCCGGCTGCATGCTGGTGTTTATCCCGGTGGTGGGCGAGTTCGTGATTCCTGAACTGCTTGGCGGTCCGGAAACCCTGATGATCGGTAAAGTGCTGTGGCAAGAATTCTTCAACAACCGTGACTGGCCGGTGGCGTCTGCCCTGGCGGTGGTGATGCTGGCGATCCTGATCGTGCCGATCATCCTGTTTAACCGCAGCCAAGCCAAAGAGATGGAGGGCAAGATATGA